Genomic window (Streptomyces sp. NBC_01431):
GCGAGCGGTCGGCGTACTGATGGCTGTGGACGACATCACCTCCCGCCTCACTGAGGTGCGGGCCCCGGCACTGGTCGTCCACGGCACCGAGGACCGGCCCATATCGATCTCCGAAGGCCGGTCGCTGGCCGCGGCCCTGCCCGCGGCCACCTTCGTGCCGATCCCCGGCGCGGGCCACACGCCGTCCCTGACCCATCCGGACAGGGTGCACGAGCCGATGGCGAGGTTTCTGAGCTCGGTGTGCCAGTAACCTCGTTGACCCTTTCGCAGGGTCCTTCGCCGGGTCCTTCGCCGGGCGAGTCGGCTATCGGCGGCAGGTGAAGATGCCCCAGGACAGGTGGCCCTGTCGGCAGGCCTCCACCCATCGCGGCAGGTTCTCCAAAAGGCCCTCCACGTAGTCGGGGCTGATGACGTCGCGGAGCTCCGTGGCCCGCCGCCCGGTCTCCTCGCTGAGCCGGATGTAGTGGGTGAGCAGCTGGTCGCTGAGGTCGTCGAACTCGACGTGGGTCAGGCCGAGTTCGGACAGCTGTCGGCGGTAGAAGGACGGTGTGGCGAACTCCTCCACGCCGAGCCGGGCGACCACGGGGCGCAGCACGTCGGGAGGGGTGCCGTCGGCCGCCATGAGATCGGTGAAGACCAGGGCTCCCTGCGGCTTCAGGACGCGCACGGCTTCATCGAGCAGTCGCTTCCGGTCCCCGCTGTGGCAGAAGGCCTCCTGCGACCACACGACGTCGAACTGCCCGTCGGGGTAGGGAATGTCCTGGAAGGAGCCGGTGACGACCTCGATGAGCGTGTCGAGCCCGCGCTCGGCATTGGTCTTGCGGTGCCGGGCGTTCTGGCCGTCGCTGATGTTGAGCGCGACGACCCGGCAGCGGAACTCGTCGGCCAGCTGCCGGGCAGGACCGCCGTATCCGGAGCCCAGGTCGAGCACGGTGTGGTTCGGGCCGAGCCGGTCGGCGATCTTCGCCGCCGCCGTCGCCACGGTGCGCCGCGAGGCATCGGCGATCGGCTCGTTCTCGTGGGCGTAGATCCCGGTGTGGATGTCCTCGCCGCCCCACACCGCGGCGTAGAAGGCGTCGACGTCGCTGGTGTCGTAGTAGCGCCGCGCCGCTTCGGCGGCACCGGCCGTGCTCTCATCGCTCATCGCAACTGCCCTTGCTCGTTGGTTCACACCGGTGCGGACCCGTCCGCGCGGGGAGTCCGCACGCACCTGCCGCAACCATGACGTTAGGCGGGCCCTGCGGAGAGATCATCAGGGCGAATTCAGCCATGGCGCCAGTTGGTTGAAGGGGGCCCGGTGGGGGGCGTTCATGTGACTGGGTGACTGGGTGACTGGGTGACGTCGGGGATGTTGGCGCTGGGTGTGTCGCAGTGGTGGTGTGTGGTTATTGCTTAGACCGACCGGCAAATGGTGGGCAGGGGTTCTCGGACGGGCCCGGACGCAAGGCAGGCACGAGCCTGAGTGATCATGGAGTTCTTGACGCTCAGTGATCACCCGGAGGGCTCGTGCCTGCGGTCCCATCATGCCTTTTGGAACCCCTGTGGGACCAATTTGCTGCTCTGCTACCCGTGCGGAACGGATACGCCGAGAGCCATCCGCTGGGGTGTCACCGGCGGCGGGTTCCGGACCGCACCGTCTTCGAGTACATCGTGCTCGCCCTGGTCCACGGCTCAGGGTACGAACGGATCGCTGGCGCCGGATGCTCGGACCGGACCATCCGGCGCCGCGTCAAACAGTGGGCTGAACTTGGGATATCCGAGAAGGTCCACGCCCTTGCACTCGAAGCCTACGATCGAATGATCGGTCTCGGGCTGAGTGAGATCTCGGTAGACGGCTGCATCACCAAGGCCCCGTCGGGCGGTGACAAGGCCGGGCGGTCACCGGTGGACCGGGGCAAGCAAGGGCTGAAACGCTCCGTCGCATCCGATGCCTGCGGTGTCCCGCTCGGGATCGTCTCCGACGGTGCCAACCGGCACGACTCGCCCCTGCTCGGCCCCACCCTGGACGCTGCGCAAGCACAGGTCGGCGCGATGCCGGAGACCGTCAACATCAACCTCGACCGCGGCTACGACAGCGCCAAGTCCCGTGCACTTATCGCCGAGTTGGGATTCACGGCCGAGATCGCACGCAAGGGAGTGCCTGCCCCGATCCAGGCCGGCAAACGCTGGGTGGTCGAGCGCACGCACTCGTGGATGAACGACTACGGCAAGCTCCGGCGCTGCACTGAGAGGAGCGGCGCGGTCGTGGACTTCTACCTCTACCTCGCCGCCACCCTCGTCACGCTCCGCATGCTCATCCGACGCTCGACGAGCCGCTACCGCTGGGATGGCCGGCCCACCACCCGACGTCTCCAGTGATCCATTTGCCGGTCGGTCTTAGCCCTCTGGCATGTGGGGTGGACCCATCATGGAACGCGGTTTGATGGGGCGTGCGTACATTTGATGGGGCGTGCGTACAGTGGTCGGCCGACCACCGGTCATCCCACCATGCGTGCGGTCGGACCCGCTTCAGCAGCCAGGAGTTCTCCATGTCCTCATCGTCCTCATCGTCCTCATCGCAACAGTCCCGCATGCACGCCGCCGGGGCCGCCCGGCCGATGAGGCGCGGGGTCGGTGCGGCGGGTGCCTCGGTGCTCCCGTTGGTGCTGCTCGCGTTCCAGATCGCGGTCGGCTCGCCCGCCGGTGCGCAGACCCCTGCCGCGGCGTGGGACGCCGGCCACGCCGCCGTTGCTCACACCGCCGTGGCCCACACCACCGTTCCCGAACTCGCCTTTGCGCGCATCACCGCCGCCGATCCGGCGGCCCCCGGCCCGCGGGCGCCTCTCGCGGCCACTGTCACCGAGGGGCAGGTGAAGGAGGTGGCGCCCGGTGGGGTGATCACGTACCCGAGTGTGACCAGCTGTCTCACGGTGACCGTGCGGCTGCGAGGCGGCGGTCTGGTGGGCGCGCACGCCAGCCTGTTCCAAGTCCCGGGCGAACTGCGCTCCGACGAGATACTGCCCGCCCTCAAGTCCCTGGTCGGCGGTCGGCCGGTGAGCCGGATCGAGGTCAGGGGGGCGGTCGGTGCCTGGCATCCGAGCTACTTCATGAAGGCCATCGAGAGCTATGCAGACGGGGAAGCGGTGCCGGTCCCGAGCGGCCAGGACTTCGACGGGCTCGCCCGCGCGGTGGCCGACGGACTCGGCCGCGCCCGCCACGTCGTGACCGTCCAGGACGTACCGGACGGCGACCAGATCATCCGCTGACGGCTGACGGCTGACGGCTGACGGCTGACGGCTGACGGCTGACGGCTGACGGCTGACGGCCGATGCCTGATGACTGGCGGCCGACGGCCGATGTGCTGCCCCGTTCCCTCAGCCTGCGCGCGGCCGTCCCGTTCAGTCGGCGTGGCCGCCCCCGTCCGGGGCGCCCGCGCCGGGAACAGGGGCGGGCGCGGGCGCGGCCACGCACAGCACCTCCACTCGCTGTACGGCGTTGTTGGCGAACCCGCCGCGGTTCCAAAGCTGTGTCAGCGGCTGGGAGTTGCCCTCGGCGTCGGTGGCTCGGACGCTCAGGACGTGGGTGCCGGGCGTCGCCGTCCACGATGCCTGCCAGTGCCGCCAGGCCCAGTCGTGGCCGGCCGGCGCGGCGAGTTCGGCTTCGTACCACTGGTGCCCGTCGTCCGTGCTCACCTCGACGCTTGTGACGGGGGCGCGCCCGGACCAGGCCCGGCCCTCCAGCCGCTGCGGGCCGGGCCGCACGACACGGGTACGGGACATGAAGTCCGGGAAGCCGGGCGGGACCATCAGCGCCCGTGGCGCGATCCGCGTCACCGGCTCGCCGGTATCCTCCGCCAACTGCCGTGTTCGGTACGCCACTTGCTGCTGGAATCCCGTGAACCGGCGGTCGATGAGCGTGATTTCGCGCAGCCATTTCACGTGCGCCATGCCGTACCAGCCCGGGACCACGAGCCGCAGCGGGTGGCCGTGCTGCGGTGGCAGGGGAGCGCCGTTCATCGCGTAGGCCACCAGGACCCCGGGGTCGCTGCCGGTGGCCACCTCGACCGGCAGGCTGCGCTGGTAGTCCTGTTCGACGCCGCGTTCCAGACCGTGGTCGGCCCCGGTGAAGACCACGTCGACGGCGTCCGGTGCCACGCCGCTCTCCGCGAGGAGGGCCCGCAGCGGTACGCCCGTCCACTCGGCGGTGCCCACTGCTTCCACGAGCCAGGGCTGGCTCACGGGCCTTGGGGTGAGGCGGGCCCGGCCGTTGCCCGCGCATTCCATGGTCACGCGCCGGGTGACGGCCGGGAAGGAGCGCAGCATCGCCATGTCCAGTGTCACAGGGGTGCGCACCCGGCCACATAGGGTGAGAGCCCACGTGGTGGCGTCTGTGGCCGGGATGTCGTAGTGGACCAGCACATAGTGCAACCCCGCCGGTGTGACGTCGTAGCGCAGGGACTCCAGGGGCATTCCGTGATTGCGCGTCGCGAGTGCGAGCTCCTCGGGGCTGATGCCCTCCGAGCGCTCGGCGAGGCGCCCCGGTGGACTGATGTCACCGATGCGACGGTCCATGCATCCCATCGTGCCCCCAGGCCTCGATCCCGTCATGTCGCCGACAGGGGCCGTAGGTTCCGACCGGAACCGACCAGAACCGACCGGAATCTACGGGGGGCGCCCGGAACATACGGCGGCGGGCTTGGACCGAGCGGATCGGTCTGGCCGGGTCGGGGGCGGCGAGCGATTGCGAGTCTTGGGGGAGGGCGAGACGCTTGAACTGTCAGCCCTGTGGTGTCCGACTGCGCTTACGGCCCAGGAGGCGCCGGGGGCACCGGCGTGCGTGTGACCACCGGCGGCCCAGCAGGGGAAGGTGCCGGGCGGGACAAGGACCGTACCGTGCCCTCTGCAAGGAGTTCGCCATGGATGGCACGACGCTGGAGGCGATGCGGACCGTGTTGCGCGGCCCGGTCATCGGCCCGCAGGACCCGGAGTACGACCGGGCCCGCACCATCTACAACGCGATGATCGATCGCAAGCCGGCTGCCGTCGTGCGGTGCGCGGACGCGGCCGATGTCATCGACGCGGTCGACTTCGTCAGGGACCACCGACTCGAACTCGCGGTACGGGGCGGCGGGCACAGCGGTGCCGGTCTGTGCCTGGTGGACGACGGTGTCACCCTCGACCTGTCGCCGATGCGCTGGGCGCGTGTCGACCCCGTGACCGAGACCGCCCAGGTCGGCGGTGGAAGCGTACTCGCCGACCTCGACCACGCCGCCCACGGCTTCGGCCTCGCCACACCCGGCGGCATCATGTCGACGACCGGCGTCGCGGGCCTCACCCTCGGTGGTGGACACGGCCACCTGACCCGCAAGTACGGCCTGACCGTGGACAACCTGCTGGCGGCGGACGTCGTTCTCGCCGACGGCAGCTTCGTGACCGCCACCGAGCGGGACAACCCGGACCTGTTCTGGGCGCTGCGCGGCGGCGGAGGAAACTTCGGCGTCGTCACCTCGTTCACCTTCCGGCTGCACCCCGTGCACACCGTGGTGCTCGGGGTGACCCTGTGGACGCTGGACCGGATCGGTGACGTACTGCGGTGGTACCGCGACTTCGTGCCACAGGCGCCCGAGGACCTGAACGGCTTCTTCGTCGAACTCGTCGTGCCGCCGGGACCGCCGTTCCCCGAGGAGATCCACGGGCACAAGATGTGCGGCGTGGTGTGGTGCTGGACCGGCGATCCGAACGACGCCGACAAGACCTTCGAGCCGGTGAACGAACCGGGTCCGCCGACGTTCCACTTCGCGACCCCGATGCCCTACCCCATGCTGCAGAGCATGTTCGACGAGCTGATCCCCACCGGGCTCCAGTGGTACTGGCGAGGGGACTTCTTCGACCGGATCACGGACGGTGCCATCGACGTCCACGCCAAGTACGCGGCAGCCCTTCCCACCGGACTGTCCACGATGCACCTCTACCCGGTCGACGGCGCCGCTCACCGGGTCGGTGCGAAGGACACGGCCTGGGCCTACCGCGATGCCGTCTGGTCCGGCGTCATCGGCGGCATCGACCCCGACCCGGCCAACGCCGAAACCATTCGGCAGTGGTGTGTGGACTACTGGAGCGAGTTGCACCCGCACTCCATGGGCGGCGGGTACGTGAACTTCATCGGTGCTGGCGAGGGCCAGGACCGTGTCAAGGCCACCTACCGCGAGCAGTACGACCGCCTGGCCAAGGTCAAGCGGCTGTACGACCCCAAGAACCTGTTCCACGCCAACCAGAACATCGAACCTGCCGCATAGCGGCGCGAGGGGCCGGGTCCAGGCCCGGCAGGCCCGGGGTCCGGCCCCATCGACATCGCTCGGTCGAAATCGACTCAGCGCTTCAGCGCAGGGTCGTCGGAGGGAGGAATTCGCGCGGGGCCTCGCGATGCCACCAGGCGCCGGTCGTGCGGAGTTCCTGCCAGGTGGTGAAGCGGTATCGCCACAGGCTGGCCCGGACGAATGCGGGCGGTTCGTCGGGAAAGGGATTGTGTCGCAGCAGTCGCACCGTGTCGCGGTCGTTGACCAGCAGTCGCTCGATGAACCCGCTGAACCAGGAGTATCCGTACGACGGTGAGAGCGCCACGAACCACAACAGCCAGTCGAGCCGCAGATGGTACGGAGCGAACTGGCGCGGCAGCCGCCGCACATCACCCGGTTTCCCGTGGAATTCGTATGCCAGCCACACTGTTTCCGGGGTGATCTCCTTCTCCGCCGTGCCTTCGATGATCACCTCGCGGCGCACGCGCGTGATGCTGCCGAAGGCGCCGTAGGAATTCACCAGATGCAGCGGCTCGTACGTCGTGTTCATGCGCTGGTGGGGGGAGAAGAGATTGCGGGCCGGGCGGACGCTGAGTACCAGGACGACAACGGTGACCGCGATGACGAGGGTCTCGTACCAGAGCGGTGGGCCGGGCAGCGACGGCTCGGCCGCCACCAGGGAGCCGTCCAGGGACGAGACGGCGAGGACGATCGTCAGCCAGTTCAGCCAGGCGAAATTGCCGGAGAGCACCAGCCACAGCTGGGTGCAGATGATGAGGGCGCCCGCCATGCTCGCCACCGGCTGCGGGGTGAACAGGGCTACGGGGACGACGAGTTGGACGAAGTGGTTGGCGGCCACCTCCACGCGGTGCAGCGGCTTGGGCAGGTGGTGGAAGAACCAGCTCAGGGGGCCGGGCATCGGCTGGGTTTCGTGGTGGTAGTACAGGCAGGTCAGGTCGCGCCAGCACGGATCGCCGCGCAGCTTGATCAAGCCGGCGCCGAACTCGACGCGGAACAGCACCCAGCGCAGCAACCACAGCAGCACCACCGGCGGGGCGACCTCGTCGTTGCCGAGGAAGACCGCGAGGAAACCGGTCTCCAGGAGGAGGGATTCCCAGCCGAATCCGTACCAGGTCTGGCCGACGTTGACGATGGACAGGTACAGCGCCCAGAGCAGCAGCCAGAACAGCATCGCCGCCCACAGCGGTACGGCGTCCGCCGCCCCCGCCAAGACGGCCGCCGAAAGGAGCGCGCCCGACCAGGCGCAGGCGGCGAAGAACCGGTCGGAGTAGCGCAGGTGAAAGACGCTGGGAGCGCTGCGGAACGGCACGCGCTGGACGAACGCGGGCACCGGCAGCATGCCGCGCTCGCCGATCAGCGCGCGGAACTGGAGGACCGCCGCCACGAAGGCCACCAGGTAGACGGCGGCCAGCGACCGCTGGAACACCAGTCGGCTCAGCCAGTACGCCGACGACGAGAACCACTCCACGGTTGCGGGACCTCCTGGTCACTGCGGGCGGTCGGGAAAGGCGTGGGCCGTCAGGGGCCCGTTGCCGTCCTCGCTCACCGTTGGGTCACCGGCAAGGTTGGCGTCCTCTTCGTAATGGGTATCGAGGCATCAAGTCGAGGCGCCCGACAGCCACTTCACCCGGTCGCGTCAGAACCGTGATCATCGGAGGAGTACGGTCCACGGGGCGGCATTATCGAGCCAGTGGTGCCCCGGTGAGGCGTGCTCCGAGTGGCCGTTTCCGGCACGGGTGCCCCGTTGGGGCAACCCGAGCGGTCGCGCGCGGCGGGACCCACAGTGCCCAGCAGTCAGCGGCATTCCCTCACTTCCCGCTGCACACCAGGGACAAGAGAGGGAAGGGAGGATATCGCGACAGCCGATATCACCCTCGTCTTCCTCTGCCGCTCGTGCGACGGTCTTTGCGTCGTGGACCGGGTCGAGGGGGCGGCTGTGGCGCCTTCCGGCATGCCGAAATTCTGTCGATGCGGCGAATTGGGGACGGGTGTGCACGGCACGAGAGCCGGCACCGGACCGGCCCCGCTGATCCCATCAGGGAATTCGCATGGCAATCCGCAGGACAACCCGGGCCGCGCTCGGCATCAGCGCGATGGCCCTTTCGCTTTTCGCCGCCACCTCTGGGGTCGCGTTCGCGGGCCCATATGACAACAACGGCGCCACGGTGACGGGTGTCGCGGGCGTCAGCCCCAGCGAGGGCTGTACGCCCGGCTACTTCTGTATCTACACCGGAACCGACTACACCGGAACCATGTTCCGCATGTACCACTGCCAGGAATACAACCTCAACAACTGGAACGGCGTCGGTTCCTGGATCAACGACAACACCGGAGGCGCACACGCGCTGATCCAGGACCGGAACTACAACACCCTGGTCGACACCGACCCGACGAACAACTGGTACAACGGCAGCTACGACTTCGCCCCCGCGTGGCACGTGAAGGCCTGCTGACGATCCGAGAGAACGCCGCGTTTCGAGGTAGGGCGGGGGCGCCCACGCGCACCTGTCCGTGGACGCGGGCAGCAGGACACCGGCGCGGGGGCCGGGGTGTGCCGGGTCAGACGTTGACGCCGTAGTCGGAGGCGATGCCGGCGAGCCCCGACGCGTAACCCTGGCCCACGGCGCGGAACTTCCACTCGGCGCCGTGCCGGTAGAGCTCGCCGAAGACCATCGCGGTCTCGGTCGAGGCGTCCTCGCTGAGGTCGTAGCGGGCCAGTTCGGTGCCGCCGGCCTGGTTGATCACGCGGATGTAGGCGTTGCGCACCTGTCCGAAGCTCTGACCGCGCGCCTGGGCGTCGTGGATGGAGACCGGGAAGACGATCTTGGCGACCTGGCCGGGGACGGTGGTGAGGTCGATGTTGATCGTCTCGTCGTCGCCCTCGCCTTCGCCGGTGAGGTTGTCGCCGGTGTGCTGGACCGAACCGTCCGGGCTGGTCAGGTTGTTGTAGAAGACGAAGTGACTGTCGGAGAGCACCCGGCCGCCCTCGTCGCACAGCAGCGCGCTGGCGTCGAGGTCGTGGTCCGTGCCGGTGGTGGTCCGCACGTCCCAGCCCAGACCGACCGTGACGGCCGCCAGTCCGGGGGCTTCCTTGCTCAGCGAGACATTGCCGCCCTTGGCCAGGCTCACGCCCATGTTCATCCTCCTGGTTGTGCGTGCGGTCGGGACCCCTCGTCCCATGAAAACGCCGGGCACGGCGCCGTGGTTCCCTGATTGCGCAATCCCTGAAGTGACGTCACGGGACTGCTCGGGCGGCGCGCGTGATGGACTTCACCATAGTTCAAGAGTTGCGCAAGCGTTAAAGTGGCGCCATGGAAGCGGGGATTGAGGTGCGCAGGGAGCTCGCGATGCTGGCGGGTGGCCCGGCGGATGGGCTGCGGATCTATGTGGAGGGGCGGCCGGCGGTGGTGCAGGTGACGTACCCGTGCGAACTGGAGGCGCCGATGCCGGGCGTTCGCGCGGAGGCGCTGTACGTCTACCGCCGCGACCACCGTCGTCGCGACGAGCCTTTGCGGTACGGATTCGACGGCGCCAGCCCCTGACCGTTGCTGGTTGCTGGTCGTCCCGGGTTGGGCCGGGTCGGCCGTCGCGGGGTGTCGACGTGGACTCGCCGGATTTAATGGTTGCCAGATTGCGCAACTGTACAACGGTTGAACGAGTCTGATCGTCTCCTTCGGTAAGTGAGTCGACGGACTGGGAGCGTGTTGATGACAGGCGGTCAAAAAGGGTCGGACCGACGCGGTGGCGGCAGCCCCGCCGTGCGCGGGCGGCGCCTCAGACGCCGAGGGGTCCGCCTGGGCATGGGCATCGCCGTCGCGTTGCTCGTGCTGGTGGCGGCGGGGGTGGGCTGGGCCTATCTGCGGCTCGACGGGAACATCGCCACCTTCAACGCCGACGGGGTCTCCGGTGACCGCCCGCCGGTCTCGACCAAGGGCTCCAACGTCCTGGTCATCGGCACGGACGCCCGCATCGACGGCAACAGCGAGCTGGGTGGCGGAGACAAGGACGACATAGGGCGCTCCGACACCGCTTTTCTCATGCATGTGTATGCCGACCACAAGCACGCCGTCGCCGTGTCCATTCCGCGCGACACGCTGGTCGACATACCGTCGTGCAAACTCCCCGACGGCAGTTGGACGA
Coding sequences:
- a CDS encoding lipase maturation factor family protein; translation: MEWFSSSAYWLSRLVFQRSLAAVYLVAFVAAVLQFRALIGERGMLPVPAFVQRVPFRSAPSVFHLRYSDRFFAACAWSGALLSAAVLAGAADAVPLWAAMLFWLLLWALYLSIVNVGQTWYGFGWESLLLETGFLAVFLGNDEVAPPVVLLWLLRWVLFRVEFGAGLIKLRGDPCWRDLTCLYYHHETQPMPGPLSWFFHHLPKPLHRVEVAANHFVQLVVPVALFTPQPVASMAGALIICTQLWLVLSGNFAWLNWLTIVLAVSSLDGSLVAAEPSLPGPPLWYETLVIAVTVVVLVLSVRPARNLFSPHQRMNTTYEPLHLVNSYGAFGSITRVRREVIIEGTAEKEITPETVWLAYEFHGKPGDVRRLPRQFAPYHLRLDWLLWFVALSPSYGYSWFSGFIERLLVNDRDTVRLLRHNPFPDEPPAFVRASLWRYRFTTWQELRTTGAWWHREAPREFLPPTTLR
- a CDS encoding TerD family protein — translated: MGVSLAKGGNVSLSKEAPGLAAVTVGLGWDVRTTTGTDHDLDASALLCDEGGRVLSDSHFVFYNNLTSPDGSVQHTGDNLTGEGEGDDETINIDLTTVPGQVAKIVFPVSIHDAQARGQSFGQVRNAYIRVINQAGGTELARYDLSEDASTETAMVFGELYRHGAEWKFRAVGQGYASGLAGIASDYGVNV
- a CDS encoding sulfite oxidase gives rise to the protein MDRRIGDISPPGRLAERSEGISPEELALATRNHGMPLESLRYDVTPAGLHYVLVHYDIPATDATTWALTLCGRVRTPVTLDMAMLRSFPAVTRRVTMECAGNGRARLTPRPVSQPWLVEAVGTAEWTGVPLRALLAESGVAPDAVDVVFTGADHGLERGVEQDYQRSLPVEVATGSDPGVLVAYAMNGAPLPPQHGHPLRLVVPGWYGMAHVKWLREITLIDRRFTGFQQQVAYRTRQLAEDTGEPVTRIAPRALMVPPGFPDFMSRTRVVRPGPQRLEGRAWSGRAPVTSVEVSTDDGHQWYEAELAAPAGHDWAWRHWQASWTATPGTHVLSVRATDAEGNSQPLTQLWNRGGFANNAVQRVEVLCVAAPAPAPVPGAGAPDGGGHAD
- a CDS encoding FAD-binding oxidoreductase; the encoded protein is MDGTTLEAMRTVLRGPVIGPQDPEYDRARTIYNAMIDRKPAAVVRCADAADVIDAVDFVRDHRLELAVRGGGHSGAGLCLVDDGVTLDLSPMRWARVDPVTETAQVGGGSVLADLDHAAHGFGLATPGGIMSTTGVAGLTLGGGHGHLTRKYGLTVDNLLAADVVLADGSFVTATERDNPDLFWALRGGGGNFGVVTSFTFRLHPVHTVVLGVTLWTLDRIGDVLRWYRDFVPQAPEDLNGFFVELVVPPGPPFPEEIHGHKMCGVVWCWTGDPNDADKTFEPVNEPGPPTFHFATPMPYPMLQSMFDELIPTGLQWYWRGDFFDRITDGAIDVHAKYAAALPTGLSTMHLYPVDGAAHRVGAKDTAWAYRDAVWSGVIGGIDPDPANAETIRQWCVDYWSELHPHSMGGGYVNFIGAGEGQDRVKATYREQYDRLAKVKRLYDPKNLFHANQNIEPAA
- a CDS encoding peptidase inhibitor family I36 protein — its product is MAIRRTTRAALGISAMALSLFAATSGVAFAGPYDNNGATVTGVAGVSPSEGCTPGYFCIYTGTDYTGTMFRMYHCQEYNLNNWNGVGSWINDNTGGAHALIQDRNYNTLVDTDPTNNWYNGSYDFAPAWHVKAC
- a CDS encoding IS5 family transposase translates to MPAVPSCLLEPLWDQFAALLPVRNGYAESHPLGCHRRRVPDRTVFEYIVLALVHGSGYERIAGAGCSDRTIRRRVKQWAELGISEKVHALALEAYDRMIGLGLSEISVDGCITKAPSGGDKAGRSPVDRGKQGLKRSVASDACGVPLGIVSDGANRHDSPLLGPTLDAAQAQVGAMPETVNINLDRGYDSAKSRALIAELGFTAEIARKGVPAPIQAGKRWVVERTHSWMNDYGKLRRCTERSGAVVDFYLYLAATLVTLRMLIRRSTSRYRWDGRPTTRRLQ
- a CDS encoding SAM-dependent methyltransferase; the protein is MSDESTAGAAEAARRYYDTSDVDAFYAAVWGGEDIHTGIYAHENEPIADASRRTVATAAAKIADRLGPNHTVLDLGSGYGGPARQLADEFRCRVVALNISDGQNARHRKTNAERGLDTLIEVVTGSFQDIPYPDGQFDVVWSQEAFCHSGDRKRLLDEAVRVLKPQGALVFTDLMAADGTPPDVLRPVVARLGVEEFATPSFYRRQLSELGLTHVEFDDLSDQLLTHYIRLSEETGRRATELRDVISPDYVEGLLENLPRWVEACRQGHLSWGIFTCRR